From Cotesia glomerata isolate CgM1 linkage group LG2, MPM_Cglom_v2.3, whole genome shotgun sequence, a single genomic window includes:
- the LOC123259497 gene encoding leucine-rich repeat-containing protein 24-like: MEVRFWGCGNPRREYGPLPSVGVVLLLLIILGRVCCVIGDKCADECTCKWKGGKRTVECVKRTLTSIPEEIDPETQVLDASDNDIRLLASNIFVRVQLTNLQRVYLRNCRMERIDKEALNGLTNLIELDLSNNRLTSIPSESLTKAPFLRDLSLAGNPLVRIQSNVFGTTSSLIKLDLSNAQISEIESNGLRGLESLESLKLNGNRLATLNPGTFDPLNKLTSIELHDNPWVCNCHLREMKQWLVKHNLPTLISPVCHGPEQLVNRPFVELTIDDFACRPVMMFTARYAEATIGENASIVCRVSAVPPAKIKWYWSGKLLSNHSSFSSYQKVYIYEEGQYSKRSTLILTNAQETDSSDFYCVAENRAGSVEANFTLHVSSRTAGMSTLGSGQIAGISAALVVLILLILLIIMVLFIRLRRMPVKEVKSNAAPMEVLPSEGSNDNAVSGTLSRKVEQENETTFNDSTKPGSLSLSYVQRVPLDSSREYIVDEHPVIHGACFSSTASLVPIENPDLIRDTRTSIEELGNYSTGLMDNTRLLYSSLWDTGEDTVPGVAGNSTYAKEVQSSVSIMSVEHQQQLHHQQFPPGAKQLRVWQKGVPVLPPVSALKRVLGSTRSSPDEGYQEGTGTDV, from the coding sequence atggaAGTCAGATTTTGGGGATGTGGAAATCCGAGACGGGAGTACGGTCCACTCCCATCGGTCGGAGTAGTTTTGCTGCTCCTTATAATCTTAGGGCGAGTTTGCTGTGTTATCGGTGACAAGTGTGCGGACGAGTGTACGTGCAAGTGGAAGGGTGGCAAAAGGACCGTCGAGTGTGTGAAGCGGACGCTTACGAGCATCCCGGAGGAGATAGACCCGGAGACCCAGGTGCTGGACGCGAGCGACAACGACATAAGGCTGCTGGCCAGCAATATCTTCGTCCGAGTCCAACTGACGAACCTGCAGAGAGTTTACCTGCGTAATTGCAGAATGGAGCGGATAGACAAGGAGGCGCTGAACGGACTCACGAATTTGATAGAGCTCGACCTGAGCAACAACAGACTGACCTCGATCCCCAGCGAGAGCTTGACCAAGGCGCCCTTCCTCAGAGACCTGTCCTTGGCAGGGAACCCCCTGGTCAGAATCCAGTCTAACGTGTTCGGGACAACCTCCAGCCTGATAAAACTCGACCTCTCTAACGCTCAAATCTCCGAGATCGAGTCCAACGGGCTAAGAGGCCTCGAGTCCCTGGAGTCGCTGAAGCTCAACGGGAACCGGCTGGCCACCCTCAACCCGGGGACCTTCGACCCTTTGAACAAACTCACGAGCATCGAGCTCCACGACAACCCCTGGGTCTGCAATTGCCACCTCAGAGAGATGAAGCAGTGGCTGGTCAAGCACAATCTTCCAACTCTGATCTCTCCGGTTTGTCACGGCCCGGAGCAGCTTGTAAACAGGCCGTTTGTCGAGCTGACCATCGACGACTTTGCCTGCCGCCCGGTGATGATGTTCACCGCCAGGTACGCGGAGGCCACAATTGGGGAGAACGCGAGCATTGTCTGCCGCGTATCCGCAGTTCCGCCGGCTAAAATAAAGTGGTACTGGAGCGGAAAGCTCCTGAGTAACCACAGCTCGTTCAGCAGCTACCAGAAGGTTTATATTTACGAGGAGGGCCAGTACAGCAAGCGCAGCACTTTGATTCTGACTAACGCCCAGGAGACAGACTCCAGTGATTTTTATTGTGTCGCGGAAAACAGAGCCGGAAGTGTCGAGGCTAATTTCACGCTCCACGTTTCCTCGAGGACCGCCGGAATGTCGACGCTGGGCAGCGGGCAGATCGCGGGGATTTCCGCGGCTCTGGTTGTCCTTATTTTGCTGATACTTCTGATCATCATGGTGCTGTTCATCAGGCTCAGGCGGATGCCTGTTAAAGAGGTGAAGAGCAACGCCGCGCCTATGGAGGTTCTGCCCTCGGAGGGCAGCAACGACAACGCGGTCAGTGGAACGCTCAGCAGGAAAGTTGAGCAAGAAAATGAGACCACTTTCAACGACTCGACGAAGCCGGGCTCTTTGAGCTTGAGCTATGTTCAGAGAGTACCATTGGACTCCTCCAGGGAGTACATTGTCGACGAGCACCCGGTGATCCACGGCGCTTGCTTCTCCTCGACGGCCTCCCTGGTTCCTATTGAGAACCCTGATCTGATTAGGGACACCAGAACGTCTATTGAAGAGCTCGGGAATTATTCCACTGGGCTGATGGACAATACGAGACTTTTGTACTCGAGTTTGTGGGACACTGGTGAGGACACTGTGCCTGGAGTCGCCGGAAACTCGACATATGCCAAGGAAGTACAGTCGAGCGTGTCCATAATGTCTGTCGAGCATCAACAGCAGTTACACCATCAACAATTTCCACCTGGCGCTAAGCAATTGAGGGTATGGCAGAAAGGCGTTCCTGTTTTGCCACCTGTTTCCGCACTGAAACGGGTGCTAGGATCCACCAGGAGCTCTCCGGACGAGGGATACCAGGAGGGCACTGGCACTGATGTCTAG